In Deinococcota bacterium, the genomic window GGTCAGGGTGGCAGGCACCTGCAGCTCAGGTTGCCGTCCATCAAGGGCGTCGCCTGGTCGCAGGGCGCGCTCGCCCCGCGCTACAGCGGCGGCGGGAAGATCGACGCGGCGGTGAGCCTGCGCGAAAACGAGTGGAACGGCAAGACGACGATCGAGTTCGTGGCCGAGGTGCTGCGCCCCGCCGAGCCCTTTGGCTGGAGCGGCCTGGCGGGGAAGGAAGGGAGCTGGCCGGAAGGGATCAGTGGCGCGGAGGTGCGGCGCCTGCCGGCCGGCGACCCGCCCTCCGCCTCCTATCCCGGCCTGCACCTTTACGGCAAGGACCGTTATGCCAAGGAGCGTTATGCCAAGGACTGGAGCGAGCAGCTTCCCCGCTGGGAACCGGGCGAGCCCGCGCCCCCGGCCCTGCTGCTCACCGAGCTACCCCTGCACCCGGGGGCCCTGCGCGCTTGCGAAGCGCTCGAGACGCTCGTCAGCGAGAGCACGAGGCTGCTCTTCGCCCTGGACGCGGCGGCCCTAGCGGCCGTCGGGGAGAGGCTGGCGGCCTATCCGAGCCTGGGCGACCTGCGCCTGGCCTTCAGCCACCTGCGCGCGGGCCGCGACCTGCCCTTCGGCGAAAGCAAGAGGGCGCTTTGCCGGCGCGCGCTCGTCGAGCTCGGCCTCGTGGACGAGGCGGGCCGCGCCCGGCGCGGCGAGAGGCGCGACCCCTACGCCTCGCCGACCTTTCTCGGCGGCCAGATCGTGCGCTACCGCCTGCGGCACTTTCTGGACGCCTTTGAGCAGGCCGACGACGCCTCCTTTGCGCGCGCGGTGCAGGTGATGTTTGCCACGCCGGCCCCTGCACCCTCAGCTCAAGACGGCCGCGCGGGGGCGTGACATGGCGCATACTAAGCCTATGCCCAGCCTCGTAACCCCGCCCCTTTCCGCCCCGACGGCCGAGCGCACCCTCGAGCTGGAACGCATCGCCAACGAGCTCAAGTGGAAGGTCTCGGGCGAGGTCCGCTTCGACGCCACCGCCCGCGCTCTCTACAGCACCGACGCCAGCCCCTACGAGATCCGGCCCTACGGCGTCGTCCTGCCCAAGACCGTCGGAGACGTTTCGGTGGTGCTCGAGGTGGCCCGCCGCCACGGCCTGGCCGTCCTGCCGCGCGGCGGCGGCACCAGCCTGGCCGGGCAGACAGTCGCCGAGGCCATCGTCATCGACTTCTCGAAGTACATGGACGCGGTCTTGGACTTCAATCCCGAGGAAGGCTGGGTCAAGGTGCAGCCAGGGGTGGTGCGCGACAACCTGAACGCCTTTTTGGCTCCCTACCGCCTGCAGTTCACCCCCGACATCGCCACCAGCTCCCGCGCCTGTGTGGGCGGCATGGTCGCCAACAACTCCTCGGGAACGCGCAGCGTCCGCTACGGCAAAACGGTCGACCAGGTGATCGCCATGACGGTGATGCTCTATGACGGCACGGTCGCCGAACTCAAGGACGTGGGCGAGGCCGACCTCGAGGCCGCGCTGGCGCAAGAGGGACCCCTGGGCGACTTATGTCGCACCGTCCATAGCGTCGTGAGCGAGCACGAAGCCGAGATCGAAGCGCGCTTTCCCAAGGTCATGCGCCGGGTGGGCGGCTACAACTTAGACGAGTTCATCGGCGGCAAGCCCTTCAACCTCGCCAAGCTCGTCTGCGGCTCGGAGGGCACCTTGGCGGTCATCCTGGAGGTGACCCTCCGGCTCCATCCCGTTCCGAAGGCGCGCCTCCTGGCCCTCTTGCACTTCGACTCGCTGGTGAAATCCCTGGAGGCCGTCCGGCACATCAACCACCACGGGCCGACCGCGGTCGAGATCATGGACGAGACCCTGCTCGCTCTCGGCCACGAAAACCCGCACTTAGAGCCCCTCCTCAGTTGGCAGCAGGGCCAGCCCAAGGCCGTCCTCGTCGTCGAGTTCGACGGCGACTCCGAGGACGAGATGAACGGCAAGCTGGCGAGCATGGAACAAGACGCCGACATCGCCGCGCTCGCCTACGCCTGTCCGGTCGCCCGGAGTCCCCAGGGGCAGGCCGAGGTCTGGGAGTTCCGCAAGGGCGGCCTGGGCATCTTCGCGACGATGAAGGGCGACGCCAAACCGACCCCCTTTATCGAGGACGCCGCCGTCCCCGTCGAACACCTGCCCCACTACATCCCCGAGGTCGTCGCGCTCTGCGCGAGCTACGGCGTCAAGACCGTCATGTACGCCCACGCCTCGGTCGGCGTCTTGCACGTGCGCCCGGTCTTGGACCTCAAGACCCAGGAGGGCGTCGACCTCTACGCGGCCATCAGCCAGGGCGCCTTTGAGCTCGTGCAGAAGTACGGCGGCTCCTGGAGCGGCGAGCACGGCGACGGCCTCATCCGCAGCTACCAGAACAAGGCCCTCTTCGGCGAGGTCGTCTACGAGGACTTCTTGAGGATCAAGCGCGCCTTCGACCCCCTCAGCATCATGAACCCCGGCAAGATCGTGGGGGCGCCGCCCATGACCGAGAGCCTGCGCTACGGTGCTGGCTACAGGCTCGAGCCCGTCAACACCTTTTTCGACTTTTCGCGTGACGGCGGCTTCGGCGCGGCCGTCGAGCTCTGCAGCGGCGTCGGCCACTGCCGCAAGACCCTGTCGGGGACCATGTGCCCGAGCTACATGGCGACGCGCGACGAGGACCACTCGACCAGGGGCCGCGCCAACGTCCTGCGCGAGGCGCTGAGCGGCGGGCTGCCGGGCGGCCTCACCTCCAAAGAGGTCTACGGCGCCTTGGACCTCTGCCTCGAGTGCAAGGCCTGCAAAGCCGAGTGCCCCTCGCAGGTCGATATGGCCAAGCTCAAGTACGAGTTCCTGGCGCACTACCACGCCGCCCACGGCACGCCGCTGGGTGTGCGGGCGATGGGCTACGTCGCGGCCACCGCGCCCGTCGGCCGCCTCCTGGCGCCTATCGCCAACGCCGTCTTGCCCACGAAGCCCGTGCGCTGGGCCATCGAAAAGGCTATCGGCGTCGACCGCCGCCGGGTCATGCCCCTTTACGCCAACGCGTCTTTCGCGCAAACCTTCCGGCAGCGACCCGAGCGCGCAGAGGGCGGGAACCGGCCTGTCGTGGCCCTCTTCGCCGACACCTGGACGATGTTTCACGACCCCCACATCGGCACGGCGGCGGTCAACGTCTTGGAGGCCCTCGGCTACCGCGCCCTGCTCATCCCTTACGGCTGCTGTGGCCGCCCGCAGATCTCCAAGGGCCTGCTCAAGGAGGCCAAACGAACGGCACAGGCGCGCGTGAGAGCGCTCTACCCTTACGTCCAGCGCGGCGTGCCGGTGGTCGGGCTCGAGCCGTCTTGCGTCACCGCCTTTCAGGACGACTACCCGGACCTCATCCCCGGCGAGAAGACGAAGGCGGTGGCAGGGCACGTCAAGATGATCGACCAGTTTCTGGCCAAGGCGTGGAGTTCGGGCAAACTGGACCCGGCGGGGGTCTTTACCAAGAACGGCGCCAAGGACGGCGCCAAGGAAGGCCGGGCCATC contains:
- a CDS encoding FAD-binding protein; translated protein: MPSLVTPPLSAPTAERTLELERIANELKWKVSGEVRFDATARALYSTDASPYEIRPYGVVLPKTVGDVSVVLEVARRHGLAVLPRGGGTSLAGQTVAEAIVIDFSKYMDAVLDFNPEEGWVKVQPGVVRDNLNAFLAPYRLQFTPDIATSSRACVGGMVANNSSGTRSVRYGKTVDQVIAMTVMLYDGTVAELKDVGEADLEAALAQEGPLGDLCRTVHSVVSEHEAEIEARFPKVMRRVGGYNLDEFIGGKPFNLAKLVCGSEGTLAVILEVTLRLHPVPKARLLALLHFDSLVKSLEAVRHINHHGPTAVEIMDETLLALGHENPHLEPLLSWQQGQPKAVLVVEFDGDSEDEMNGKLASMEQDADIAALAYACPVARSPQGQAEVWEFRKGGLGIFATMKGDAKPTPFIEDAAVPVEHLPHYIPEVVALCASYGVKTVMYAHASVGVLHVRPVLDLKTQEGVDLYAAISQGAFELVQKYGGSWSGEHGDGLIRSYQNKALFGEVVYEDFLRIKRAFDPLSIMNPGKIVGAPPMTESLRYGAGYRLEPVNTFFDFSRDGGFGAAVELCSGVGHCRKTLSGTMCPSYMATRDEDHSTRGRANVLREALSGGLPGGLTSKEVYGALDLCLECKACKAECPSQVDMAKLKYEFLAHYHAAHGTPLGVRAMGYVAATAPVGRLLAPIANAVLPTKPVRWAIEKAIGVDRRRVMPLYANASFAQTFRQRPERAEGGNRPVVALFADTWTMFHDPHIGTAAVNVLEALGYRALLIPYGCCGRPQISKGLLKEAKRTAQARVRALYPYVQRGVPVVGLEPSCVTAFQDDYPDLIPGEKTKAVAGHVKMIDQFLAKAWSSGKLDPAGVFTKNGAKDGAKEGRAIMFHGHCQQKAVIGSRPSTSVLGWISDDVREIDSGCCGMAGSFGYSHYDLSMAIGERRLFPGVRAHGGTVVACGFSCRHQIRDGTGKGSRHLVEVLEEALTPSESAR